GACGCCCTCCGAGGTGAACGTCGAGGCGTTCATCAGCGGTGTGCGGGCGGCCCGGGTCTTCGACCTCAACTTCACCTGGGACGCGCGCTCGCCGCTCCTGTCCCTCAATCCTCCCTTCGCCTTCGCGCTCAACGCGACCCACCAGCAGACCCACGAGATCTTCGGAAGCGTCCCCGGCAGCCAGGTCTCCTGGACTTCGGAGATCATGTACTTCTCCGGCCAGCACGGGGCGGCCACCATCGACGCCATCGGCCACATCGGCCGCAATCTCCGGCTTCACGGCGGCGTGGACGCCGTCGCCGCGACCGCCCGCCCCGACGGCATCGGGAACGACCTCGGGATCGACGCATTTCCGCCGGACCTCCTGTTCTCGCGAGGCGTCCTCCTCGACGTGGCGCGCGTCGTGGCGGGCGGCCGCGCCGACCCGCTCGACCCGGGCTTCGTCATCACCGCGCGGCACCTCGAAGATGCCGCCCGCGCCCACGGCGTCCAGGTCCGCCGCGGGGACTCGGTCCTCGTCCGGACCGGGTGGGGGCAGTACTTCGCCAAGGACAACGCCCGCTATCTCGGGGAGAAGTCGCCAGGCCCCGGCGTGGACGCAGCGCGGTGGCTCGTGGCCCAGGGGGTCCGCCTGACCGGCACGGACACGGCGACCTACGAGGTACGCCCCGCCGTCCATGGGAAGGAGCTCTTCCCCGTCCACATGCTCCTCATCGCCGACAGCGGCGTCTACATCGTCGAGAACGCGAACCTGGAGGAGCTCGGCGCGGCCAACGTCCGCCTCTTCGTGCTCGTGGTGCCCCCGCTCAGGATCCGCGGCGCGTCGGGCTCTCCGCTGCGGATGCTGGCCCTGACACCGCGCCGGAGCTGACCACTCGGGGCAAGAACTTCCGATCGGCCCGCCCAGCTGGCCGCGGGTTTGCTTTGCAGCCGGCCTGAAGATCGCGCGGGGGTGCTTCGTCCTACCCGGGAGAGGTCGGCCCTGCTCCACGGGGCTCGGCTCCCAGGAGGATTGAGCATGATACGGATGTCCACTCGACCCACATGGCGATCACCCGTCGGCCTGGCCCTCGTCGCGGGGCTCCTGGCCGTGACCCTTGGCCCGCAGCCGGCGCCGGCCCAGACCGGCGTCGGTCAGCCTCCGGCGGGGCCGCCCCGCCTCTTCAGCCCCCAGGTGTCGGGCGCGCTCCAGCGCGCCGTCGAGACCGTCACGCCCGCCGTCGTGAGTGTGCGGGTGTTCGAGACGGCGCCGGGCCGTCCGGAGCCCTGGCGGCCGGCCACGCCGTCGCTTCGCAGCGGCTCGGGATTCATCGTCGAGCCCAGCGGGTACATCGTGACGAGTAACCAGGTGGTGGGAAGCGCCAGCGCCCTCGAGGTGATCCTGAACGACGGGCGGACCCTGCCCGTCCAGCTGATCGCCCGCGACCCGGCCAGCGACGTCGCGGTGCTGAAGATCGACGCCACGGGCCTGCCGGTCGTTCCGCTGGCCGCGCCGGGCGCGACCCGGAGCGGCGAGGTCGTGCTGGCGATCGGCCGGTCGTCCGGCCTCGATCCCATGGTGACGCTCGGCATCGTCGGCGCACAGCCGACAGCGGCGGACCTGCTCCAGACGGACCTCGCGATCACCGCCGAGACGGCGGGAGGTCCGATCGTGAATGCGCGCGGTGAAGCCGTCGGCATCGCCACGTCCTCACCCACCCCCGCCGGGGCCGGCCCGGCGACCCTGCAGGGCGTTCCGGTGGAGCGCGCGCGGCCCATTCTCCGGCAGCTCCAGTTCGCCGGAGGCTCCGGGTTCGGCTTCAGTCTCCAGCCCTTGACCCTGGAGCTCGCGCGATCCTTCGGCCTGCGCACGACGCGCGGGGCCGTGGTGACCGCGGTCGAGCGGGACTCGCCGGCGGCGCGCGCCGGCCTCACCCCCGGCGACGTGATCGTCCGCGTGAATGGCCGGGCCGTCGACCGAACCGAGGAGATCGAGGCGCGGCTGGCCCGGGCCGAGGGGGGGAAGCCGGTCGAGCTGACGGTCGTGCGCGACGGCCGGGAGCGCTCCGTCCGGATGAGGCCGGAGCCGGTCGTCGGGGTCCAGCCCGGAGGCCTGCCCCCGGGCCTGGCGCGGCTCGGGCTCGAGCTGCGAGAGCTCACGCCGGAGCTGGCCCGTTACCACCGGCTCGGCGAGGACCGGGGCGTGGTCGTGACGGCGGTGCAGCCGGACTCACCGGCGGCCCTGGCGGGGCTGGCCATTGGCGACGTCGTGCGCGAGGTGAACCGGATGCCGGTCGAGGCGCTCGTGGACGTGGAGCGCGGCCTGCGGCGGCGGGTCGGCGATGGCCACGAGGTGCTGCTCCGGGTGGGGCGCGACGGGAGCGACCGTTATGTCGTCGTGAACGGCGGGTAGCGGCGGGCTGAAGTCGACGCCGCCGGCCCTCCCGGCGGCGCCGGCTCAGCGCGGAAGGGCGCGGCGCCACACCCTCGGGACAGGGCCTCGCGGAGCGGGTACAATGGAAGCCGTCATGCGAGATGCCTACGGCGAGTTCGAGGCGACGAGCCTGTTTTGCCCGCGGTGTCGCCGCGCGGTCGCAGTGCGGAAAAAGCTCCTCCTGGTCCTGCCGACCGGAAACAAGTACGACTACGTCTGCCAGGAATGCGGGAGTCAGGTCGGCGGAAAGACCGACAATGACGTGACGGCATTCCGCCAGACGACCGAGGCGGCCGCCGCCGCGGCTCGGCGGATCCCGCCGCCCGAGCCGCGTCCCCGGCCCCGCCGCTGACGATGCGCGCCGCGGAGTGGGGCGCGGTCACCGGGACCCGCGCCTACCACGACGCGACGAAGCATTCGTGGCAGAGCGTGCGATCGGGCGGGCACGTCCTCGACTGGGAGACCAAACCCTTTCCGTTCAAGATCTACCCGGACGCGCCCGCGCTCCTCCTGCCGCGTGAAGTGCCGACTCCGGTGCGCCCGGCCCTGGACGCGCTCACGCAGGTCTACGCGCAGCCCGGTCGGGGGATCCTCGACCTGTCCGCGCTCGCCCAGCTCCTCTTCTTCGCGGCCGGGCTGACCAAGAAGAAGGTCTACCCCGGCGGCGAGGGCGTCCACTTCCGGGCGGCCGCCTCGACCGGCGCGCTCTACGAGGTCGAGCTCTACCTGGTCGTGGCCGAGGTCGTGGGTCTCGAGCCGGGCGTCTACCACTTCAGCCCCGGCGACTTCAGCCTCCGCCGGCTGCGGGCGGGCGACCATCGCGCGGCGCTCTCCGACGCCGCGGGTGAGCCCGATGCCGTGCGCGGAGCACCGGCGACGCTCGTGCTCTCGGCGATCTACTGGCGGAACACGTGGAAGTACCAGGCCCGCGCGTTCCGGCACTTCTTCTGGGACGCCGGGACCCTCCTGGCGAACCTCCTGGCGACCGCGGTCGCGGCCGACGTCCCCGCCCGCGTCCTGCTCGGGTTCGCCGACGCCGACGTGAACGCGCTCCTCGGTCTGGACCAGGCCCGCGAGGGCAGCCTGGTGCTGGTGCCGCTCGGAGCGGGCGCCGGGCCGGGGCCCGCGGCCCCGCCGCGCCCACCCCTCGCCCTCTCGACGATCCCGCTCTCCTCGCGCGAGGTGGACTATCCGCTCGTGCGGGAGGCGTACCTCGCCTCGTCGCTGGCGACCGGGACGGCGGCGCGAGCCTGGGTGGCGCAGCCCGAGCATCCGAAGCCAGCCACCAGGGGGAGCGAGGCGCTCTCCTATGCCCTGGCGCCGCTCCCCTCGCCGCCGGCGGCGCCACTGGGGACGGTCATCCTGCGGCGGGGATCGACCCGTCAGTTCGGTCGGGAATCGATCGGGTTCGCCGAGCTCTCGACGCTCCTCGACGCCGCCGTGCGCGACCTGCCGCTCGATGTCGGGGGGTCCGCCTCTGCGCTCGTCGACTGCTACCTGTTGATCCACGCCGTCGACGGCGTGCCGCCTGGCGCGTACGTCTACGGGCCGGCGTCGGGCGAGCTCCGACAGCTGCGGGCCGGAGAGTTCCGAGCCGAGGGGGGATACCTCTGCCTCGAGCAGTCGCTCGGCGCCGATGCGAGCGTGGTCGTCTTCTTCCTGGCCGACCTTGGCTCTGTCCTGGCCCGCTACGGCGACCGCGGTTACCGCGCGGTCAACCTGGCCGCCGGGCTTTACGGCGGGCGCATGTACCTCGCCGCCTACGCCCTGGGGGCGGGGGCGTCCGGCCTCACCTTCTACGACGACGACGTCGTGCGCTTCTTTTCCCCGGATGCGGCCGGCAAGGATGCGATCTTCGTGACCGCGCTCGGGCGGGCTCGCCGAGCCTCTCCGCCCGCCGGGCTGCGACAGGTGGAGGGCGAGCTCCGGCCGCTCCGGCCCGGTGAGCCGTAGTGCGGGGCCGCGATGATCAGCGTCGTGATTCCCGCCCGGAACGAAGCGGCCACCCTCGGCGAGACCCTGGCGCATCTTCGAACCTGGACGGCGGACGGGGCGGGCGAAATCGTCGTCGCCGTCGGGGGGTCGACCGACGACACGGCCGCCATCGCGGCGCGAGCCGCCCGGGTCGTGGAAGGGCCGGAGCCCTCGCGGGCGGCGCTGCTCAACGCCGGGGCCGGGGCCGCGCGGGGCGACTCTCTGTTCTTCCTTCACGCCGACACGCTTCCGCCCCCCGGGTACCTGCTCGCCATCGAGGCGGCGCTCGCCGACCCCGCCGTGGTCGGCGGAGCGTTCGACTTCGAGTTCCGCGAGCGCGCGTGGCGCCTGGCGGCGATCTCGGCCATGAACCGGCTCCGCTGCCGCCTGACGGGCAACTTCTACGGCGATCAGGGTATCTTCGTGCGGCGCGCCGTGTTCGACCGGATCGGGGGGTTCCCGCGGCGGAAGCTCTTCGAGGACTTGCTCTTCTCGCAGGCCATGCGGCGCGTGGGGCGGACCGTCCTCCTGCGCGGCCGGCGGGTGCGCGCCTCCGGGCGGCGACTCCTGGCGCCGGACTGGACGCGCACGGTCGGCCTCATGACGTGGCTACTCGCGCTGCACACCCTGGGCTGCGACACCGAGTCCTACGCCGAGCGCTATCACGCCCCCCGCACCTCCGGACCGCCCACCTGACGGCGCCGCGGCGGTTCTCCGGAACTCCGCTCAGTCGCCCCACATCGCGTCGAAGACGGCGCCGCCCAGTGTGGGGAAGACGTAGTGCATCCCGGCCAGGTCCTGGCGGGAGAGCTTTCCGCGGAGGGCGACGGCCGCGATGTGGATGAGGTCCTCGGCCGCCGGGCCGAGGATGTGGACGCCGAGGATCCGCCCGCTCGGCTCCTCGTAGACGACCTTGACCAGCCCCTCGGTTTCGTGGCGGACGCCCGCCGCCGGGTTGTCTTCGAACGGCGCGCGGCCGACCGCCACCCGGAGCCCCTGCCGTCGGGCTTCGGCCTCGGTCAGGCCCACCTGGGCGAGGGCGGGAATCGTGAACACGGTGGTCGGAAACACGCTGAAGTCGACGGCGTGGCGGTTCCCTTCGAGCGCATTCCTCGCCACCAGCCGTCCCTCGTACCAGGCCACCGGCGTGTGCTGATGCTGGCCGTTGACGTCCCCCGCCGCGTAGACGTGCGGGGCGCTCGGCGACTGCCGGAACTCGTTGACCCGGACCGCCCCGCCCTCCACGGCGACCCCGGCCGCCTCCAGGCCGAGCCCCGCGGTATTCGGGGGCCGGCCGGTGGCCGCCAGGACGAGGTCCGCCGGGAACCGATGCGGCGCGCCGTCGATCTCGGCTTCGACGGTTCGGTCGGCGGTGATCCGCGTCACGCGTGCCTGGGTGCGGATCTCGAGCCCCGTGGCCCGGCCCAGCTCCGTGAGGGCCGTCCTCAGCTCGTCGTCGACGGCCGGAAGCACCTGAGGTCCCGACTGAAGCACGGTGACGCGCGTCCCGGCCCGGGCGAGCGCGAAGCCGAGCTCCATGCCGATCATGCCCCCGCCGATCACCACCATCCGCTCGGGCCGCTCGGTGCGATCCAGTAGCTGATCGCTCGTGAGGGCATGCTCGATGCCGGGAACCGGAGGCCGGGCCGGCGCCGATCCCGTCGCGATCACGATCCACTCGGACGAGACCCGCCGGTCCCCGACCTCCAGCTCATGCGGCCCGACGAACCGGGCCCGGCCGCGCAGAACGGTGATCCCCTTTCGCTCCAGCCCGGGCTCCTTCCCTTTGGACCAGGCGGCGACGATGCGGTTCTTCCGGGCGATGAGCGCGCTCCAGTCGAGTCCGACTCCGTCGACCCTGGTGAGCCCGAGCTTCCCCGCCCCGCGGGTTCGCCATGCCATCTCCACGGTGCTGACCAGCACCTTCTTCGGGATTCAGCCCGTGCCCAGGCAGGTTCCGGCGAAGCCATCCTGCTCCACGAGCGCGGTCCGCGCGCCGAGGCCGACCGCCGTGGTGGCCGCGGCGCTCCCCGCCGTTCCCGCTCCGATGACCAGGACCTCGTAGTCCACGGATCCTCCCTTCTGTCCGAGCGGCTCCGCTCAGAGCCCGCTCGGGCCGGCCACCAGAAGATCCCCGAAGATCCAGCGGCCGAGCTTGAAGGCTTCGGCGACGGTCGTCCCCGCGCCCGCCACCTCGGGGTGATCGCGCCGCCACGCGCAGGTGCGCTCCGACCGGAAGGAGTTGGCCGGCAGACCTATTCCACCCCTCTCAAGGGTCGCTGTCCAGGGCCAGCTCGGCCCGGATCCGGCCGAGCGCCTCGGATTCGAAGACCTCCAGCGAGAGCCCGAAGGCGCGCCGGAAGTTTCCGAACCGATCATCGACCTCGGCGAACGACCGAAAGTAGGCGAGCAGACTTCCGAGTCCGTGCCGGCGGATCAGCGCGTCCGTGAGGAGGAAGGCGAGGCGATAGGGGAGGTGATCGCCGGCGCGGCGGCGCCGGGCTTCCCACCCCCAGGGCCGCCCGAGCTCCTCGAGCCCGAGCGGCTCCGCTTCGAGCGCCCACCGATCCTGGGCCAGGGCCCGGACCGCCGCGTCGCGCTCGCCGAGGAACGTGCCCTCGCCGAGCCGCTCGATCATCCAGCCGGCGACCCACTCGGCCATGCCTTCCCGGAGCCACTGCTCGGATCGCCCTCGACGCCCGCCGGACAGCTCGTACTGCGCGACGTGGGTGAGCTCGTGGGCGACGACGCCGAGCCGGGCAGCCGGCCGGGCACCGCGGAGCGCCTCGTCGTTGATGAACAGCCGGCGATGCTGGCCGAGGCCGACCGAGTGCTTCGCCGTTCGCCCCGCCTGCGGCGGCGTCAGCTCGATCATGTCGGGCAGGCCCCGGGCATAGGCGGCGCGGCTCGGATAGACGATGACGGTGAGGTCGCGCGGCAGCGGCAGCCCGAGCTCGGCCACCATGATGCCGGCCAAGGTCCGAACGGCCGACGCGTAGTCGTCGAGCCGCCCCGGCTCCGCGGCGCTGGGCAGGCCGGGCTCGACCCGGAAGATGAGGGGGGCCGGCGCGCAGCCGGCGACCGCCACCGCCAGGGCCGCGAGGGCCGCCAGGGGGACGCGGAGGCGACGCGTCACGCTTCCAGCCCGGGGCCGAGCGCCTCCATCGGGGCCGGGGCAACCTGGACCTTCCGCGTCATCTCCTCCGCGTACTTCAGCACCGACCGTCTCTCCCCTTTGTCCGGGAAAGCTGCCGTCGGAATGCGGGCCCGCGCCCGGGGTCGGGACGACGAGCCCGCCGGTCACCGGCTCATTATATCGATCCCGCCCTGGCGGCGGTAACCGCGCCCACCACCCAGCCCGAGAGGTGGGGGCATCGGGGGATCTAGCGGCCGAGGGCCCGGGCGAGCCCCTCCAGGTCGGGGACCTCGAGGTCCGGCGCGAGACCGAGCTCCTCCAGGGGCGCCCGGAGACGGTTCACCCACGCCACCTGGAAGCCGTACGCCTTCGCCCCGGCCACGTCCCAGCCGTTCGAGGACACGAACCCCAGCGCCTCCTTCGGCAGGCCGAGCGCGGCCGGCCCCAGGGCGTAAACCTGCGGGGCGGGCTTGAACATGCGGACCGCGTCGACGCTGATCACGGCCTGGAGGTATCCGCCGAGTCCGCAGTGCGCGACGACGCCGTCGAGCATCCGCGGCGCGCCGTTCGACAAGATCGCGCACGGCAGCCCTCGAAGGCGTTCGAAGACCGGACGCACCTCGGGATAGGCGTCGAGTCGCAGGTAGGCGTCCATGAGACGAGCCCGCTCGGGCGCGGAGACCTGGAGCCCGAGCCGCCGGCAGGCGAACACGAGCGCGGCCTCGGTGATCGCCCAGAAATCCTCGTACCGCCCCATCAGGGTCCGGAGCCATGTGTACTCGAGCTGCTTTCCGCGCCAGAGGTTCGACAGCGCCTGGGGATCGCTGGTGACGGCGCGGCCGGCGTCGACGACGGAGTGGACGTCGAAGAGCGTGCCATAGGCGTCGAACAGGAGTCCCTTCACCTGCACCGTGCTCACCTCCCGTAGACCGGCCGAGCCTTGCCAGCGCTTCGGCGAATCCGTACAATAGGCCCGCCGTGGCGCGGACCGTCACCTACAAAGGACACCAGATCAGGGCCCACGCGATACTCGTCCCGGACTCCGAAGACGGTGAGTGGGCGGCCCAGGCGGTCATTCGGGTGCCCGCTCCCGCCGGCGGCCGCGAGCAGCCGCTGCGGGACCCGGACGACCGCACGTTCGCAACCCAGGAAGACGCGGAAGGCTACGCGGTCCACATCGCGATGCGATGGGTCGATC
This region of Candidatus Methylomirabilota bacterium genomic DNA includes:
- a CDS encoding NAD(P)/FAD-dependent oxidoreductase, with amino-acid sequence MLVSTVEMAWRTRGAGKLGLTRVDGVGLDWSALIARKNRIVAAWSKGKEPGLERKGITVLRGRARFVGPHELEVGDRRVSSEWIVIATGSAPARPPVPGIEHALTSDQLLDRTERPERMVVIGGGMIGMELGFALARAGTRVTVLQSGPQVLPAVDDELRTALTELGRATGLEIRTQARVTRITADRTVEAEIDGAPHRFPADLVLAATGRPPNTAGLGLEAAGVAVEGGAVRVNEFRQSPSAPHVYAAGDVNGQHQHTPVAWYEGRLVARNALEGNRHAVDFSVFPTTVFTIPALAQVGLTEAEARRQGLRVAVGRAPFEDNPAAGVRHETEGLVKVVYEEPSGRILGVHILGPAAEDLIHIAAVALRGKLSRQDLAGMHYVFPTLGGAVFDAMWGD
- a CDS encoding TIGR04283 family arsenosugar biosynthesis glycosyltransferase, producing the protein MISVVIPARNEAATLGETLAHLRTWTADGAGEIVVAVGGSTDDTAAIAARAARVVEGPEPSRAALLNAGAGAARGDSLFFLHADTLPPPGYLLAIEAALADPAVVGGAFDFEFRERAWRLAAISAMNRLRCRLTGNFYGDQGIFVRRAVFDRIGGFPRRKLFEDLLFSQAMRRVGRTVLLRGRRVRASGRRLLAPDWTRTVGLMTWLLALHTLGCDTESYAERYHAPRTSGPPT
- a CDS encoding haloacid dehalogenase type II, producing the protein MQVKGLLFDAYGTLFDVHSVVDAGRAVTSDPQALSNLWRGKQLEYTWLRTLMGRYEDFWAITEAALVFACRRLGLQVSAPERARLMDAYLRLDAYPEVRPVFERLRGLPCAILSNGAPRMLDGVVAHCGLGGYLQAVISVDAVRMFKPAPQVYALGPAALGLPKEALGFVSSNGWDVAGAKAYGFQVAWVNRLRAPLEELGLAPDLEVPDLEGLARALGR
- a CDS encoding PDZ domain-containing protein produces the protein MIRMSTRPTWRSPVGLALVAGLLAVTLGPQPAPAQTGVGQPPAGPPRLFSPQVSGALQRAVETVTPAVVSVRVFETAPGRPEPWRPATPSLRSGSGFIVEPSGYIVTSNQVVGSASALEVILNDGRTLPVQLIARDPASDVAVLKIDATGLPVVPLAAPGATRSGEVVLAIGRSSGLDPMVTLGIVGAQPTAADLLQTDLAITAETAGGPIVNARGEAVGIATSSPTPAGAGPATLQGVPVERARPILRQLQFAGGSGFGFSLQPLTLELARSFGLRTTRGAVVTAVERDSPAARAGLTPGDVIVRVNGRAVDRTEEIEARLARAEGGKPVELTVVRDGRERSVRMRPEPVVGVQPGGLPPGLARLGLELRELTPELARYHRLGEDRGVVVTAVQPDSPAALAGLAIGDVVREVNRMPVEALVDVERGLRRRVGDGHEVLLRVGRDGSDRYVVVNGG
- a CDS encoding cyclase family protein; the protein is MTDVSRRGFMAGAASTAAASAVAASSASAQPGTPSEVNVEAFISGVRAARVFDLNFTWDARSPLLSLNPPFAFALNATHQQTHEIFGSVPGSQVSWTSEIMYFSGQHGAATIDAIGHIGRNLRLHGGVDAVAATARPDGIGNDLGIDAFPPDLLFSRGVLLDVARVVAGGRADPLDPGFVITARHLEDAARAHGVQVRRGDSVLVRTGWGQYFAKDNARYLGEKSPGPGVDAARWLVAQGVRLTGTDTATYEVRPAVHGKELFPVHMLLIADSGVYIVENANLEELGAANVRLFVLVVPPLRIRGASGSPLRMLALTPRRS
- a CDS encoding SagB family peptide dehydrogenase, producing the protein MRAAEWGAVTGTRAYHDATKHSWQSVRSGGHVLDWETKPFPFKIYPDAPALLLPREVPTPVRPALDALTQVYAQPGRGILDLSALAQLLFFAAGLTKKKVYPGGEGVHFRAAASTGALYEVELYLVVAEVVGLEPGVYHFSPGDFSLRRLRAGDHRAALSDAAGEPDAVRGAPATLVLSAIYWRNTWKYQARAFRHFFWDAGTLLANLLATAVAADVPARVLLGFADADVNALLGLDQAREGSLVLVPLGAGAGPGPAAPPRPPLALSTIPLSSREVDYPLVREAYLASSLATGTAARAWVAQPEHPKPATRGSEALSYALAPLPSPPAAPLGTVILRRGSTRQFGRESIGFAELSTLLDAAVRDLPLDVGGSASALVDCYLLIHAVDGVPPGAYVYGPASGELRQLRAGEFRAEGGYLCLEQSLGADASVVVFFLADLGSVLARYGDRGYRAVNLAAGLYGGRMYLAAYALGAGASGLTFYDDDVVRFFSPDAAGKDAIFVTALGRARRASPPAGLRQVEGELRPLRPGEP
- a CDS encoding FAD-dependent oxidoreductase; the encoded protein is MDYEVLVIGAGTAGSAAATTAVGLGARTALVEQDGFAGTCLGTG